One Scophthalmus maximus strain ysfricsl-2021 chromosome 7, ASM2237912v1, whole genome shotgun sequence genomic window, atattttttaattgcacCCCTACTCAACTTTATAGCAAAATCAAGATTAAATGAATGGAAAGTCCTAATTCAGCACAAACTGTTCAGCTGCTGGTGAAAACTGTTGGCAGATCATTTTATCACATGGTGCAGTTATCAAAGAGCTCATTATCAAAAGTCGACCATAAGTAATTTGTCACATACTTTTGATTGGTCCCAAGGCAGGGGAGCTGGAGATGACAAAAGCTCAATACAATATTTTCTTCATATGGCACTGTAGGCTATGAACTAGTCTCAATGTGGAATGCgcattgtgttttgttaatgCAGCGTGTGTGCAGGACTGTGATGTGAATAATCAGGGCTCGGGCATATTGGTGTATTGCATTCTCAGCGGTCTGGCCGCGGGGAAACGCACTGCTGCATTCTGCTCGGGGGCTGAGCGCTTCGGGCTTATCCTGACTCAGCAGCGGGGCAGGGTGCCAGTGGCCCTGTCGCCTGTGGTTCCACTGGTCAGATCTCAGGAGTCATATTAGGACACTGGTGACCCAGTTAAGTGTGGTGACACAAGCCAACCTCTTCACCTCAGTAAGGAGGCCTCACTTGGTGACTCAGGGTGATATTTATTCGGGCAGCAGCAGACTCGTTGGCACGTGGCAGTGAAGGAAATAACATTGACCTGTCTTGCCTGGAGAGTCAAAAGTGGAAAAGCTGGAGCCAGTTCAAGGGCTTTTCTAATGTTTTCTATTAAAAACAAGTCCTGCTGGTTATGGAAGCATATTTTTAATCGAACCAGTCACAAGATAAAGGCAGTAcgcaattacacacacacacatacacacattatacATGAGGAATACTAATCTATATAATTTATGATAACAGTCACAGGAAACTTGTATCTACATTGAGTTCTattacttttaatatttttaactACATTTTGTGATGTTTACATACTTTTTCAATGCAGGGCTTTCACTTGTAACAGAGTACTATGCAGCGTAGTATTAGTTCTTTCATTTAAGTAAAGgatgtgattatttttgcaatttgtacCTGAACTGTATATGgtctcaaagtaaaaaaaaattataactgTCATCCCAGTCACTGgttgaatatttatttgtgaaagTACAAATCTATTTTGCAAGCAGAATCATGAAATCTTTGTACAGCAGCTAAACACATTACTAAACCATGATTGAAAATATTAGCTTGATAAATGTGACACGGTAAATTATGTGAGTGGATTTGTGCTTTCACTATTTATGTTTTTCCTCTACCAGACAAGGCACTGAAAGAGACTTTGGACCAGGTTCTGCTGAGCAGTTACTTTGACAGGTCTCAGTCTCATCAAAAtggagtgtgtgaggaggaagaagaggaagagccaGAGgcagcggtggcggcggcggcagcagcagcagcagcagcagcagcagcagcatcagcaacagaagcagcaacagaagcagcagcaataGCTGCTGAATCGTCAGAAGCAGAAGAGCAGACTGTTGATCCAGGTCCTAAGCCTTCTCTTGAGTCATTCTTCACCAAATAAACCTAATTTAATCAAGTCCTAAAGAGATTGGCATCTCATTCTCAAAATTGTTGTTCTCTTTAcagaaactgaaataattgaGGAGTTTATTGAGCCCATTGCAGTTGAAACAACAGAGGTGAGAATAATGTTCCTTTCACCAGTGAAGTCTTGAGCATAATTGTGGGTTTTCTGctgatgtgcttttttttttctctcccttcagtTTGTAAATAGACAGTTCATTCCAGACGGCACATACAGTGGAAGTGAGAAGGAGCAGGGAGATGAGTGGACCACGGAAACAGAGGTATGCtgcaaggttgttgtttttctgggaCTGAacttttacatctttttttcatgtgttgcTAATTATTTGCTCacttcacatatatatatatatatatatatatacttcaaCATGGCCACTGGCCTTCCAACTATTGGGACAACCCACCCCTCCTTAATCACAGCTGCAGGTTATTTTGAGTCAAGCTGATAATGCGactgtgtgaaatatttttacTAATGTAAGTGCAGCCACTAAATGGCATCATGTGTCGTTCAACAACAAGCGCTAAAATACTTTTATGGTTGGACTTTGTACCAGAAAGACATGTATTACTGAGTTGCTCCATCATGTGGCGCTTGACGACtgcattttcttctcttcatgtTCAAACTGTTACTCAGGTTCGATTTGTCAGTGCATCATATTAGACTGATTGAAGGATCATGTTTCTCAGCATTTTGCCTTTGGGAGGAACCATAGAGATGCAAAGAGTATAAGTATGTGTCAGTTTATTTGGTCGACAATTTTCTGGAATCTTGGGGACATTCGGATCACATGATTATCACATGAGTGTGATGGCAGCAGGCAGCCACATGGTCAGAAAGCTGATGGGGCCATGGTGTCCAATGTCTTTTATACTGAATGACCACTGACTTCTTCATGGATGCTCACACTGGAGCCTGTAACTATCACttcatttttgttaatttacTTATACTGACTCAATAGTGTCAACAtagttgttttctgttgtacattgtcatttgtcattaaCATCTCATTCATGGCTGccaaaaacatacaacattAAAAGTGAGTGTGAGGGATGATGTTACACTCACCTTTTACTCTCCAAACAGCCTCAGTTTATCGTGGTACTGATtccacaagatgttggaaaTATTCCTTTGggattctgctccatgttgaaaTTTTCTAGAGTTTAGACTGTTAATCTTGATGCAGTCCATCACAGTTTCTACATATGTGTCTGTCAGAATCCAAAcaagaaggagagagtgagagaagatcCCACACATCTGAGAGGATTCACCACCACCCATATGCAATGAGATCCCAgatcacagcagtgtgtgtgcctttgatccttGCATCAACGGGGATTGTGTGACAGGATCACAATGAACAATTATCAAGAGTTGGAATGAACATTCAAACAGTTATGAGAGATATGCTGTTGTAGCATAAACAACATGCATCTATcaagtaaatacacacacctgcagctAGCACAACACTAACATAACTCAGAAATACTATTACAGGCCAGCAGTCAGCTTTGAATCACATCAGTTAAACAGATAGATACAACTCTGCACACCTACACCCTCATCTACTGCCCAGTAGAAACACTAACAGAGTCAGTGTGCATAGAGGTGTGGCCTGTTTTACACTCCCACTCTTCCACAGAACAGAGGTTTTCTACTGGATCAGATCTGGTGACTAGAGAAGCCGTGCTAAAGTTCACTGAAGGCACTGTCATGTTCAAAAAAATAGTCTGAGACAACTTTTAATTTCTGACATGGTGCACCATCATGCTTTAAGTAGGCATTAGAAGATGGACATAAACAGATGCACATGGTCAGCTCAGTTAGGCTTTTGCATTTATATCGTTATTATTTAGTATTTAGGGACCAACGACTGCCAAGAAAACATTTCTTACGCCTGGACTGGTGACACAAGGCTGGATGAGTCCATGGACTTATTACTcaaccatctgcagcctcagcagaaatacATATGCATCAGACCAGGCCACGTTTTTCTtcagtcttcaactgtccaAGTTTTGGTGAAtctgtccactgcagcctcagatttctctTTGACatgaacattaactgaagctcctgaccaATATCTGCATGATTGTATGTATTGCACTCCTATCACATGAATGTTTGGATGGAGCACATACAAAACAAAGTCGTTAAAACAACTTCTACACTGCCATCATTCACctgttctgtctgtcttgcCCTCTCAGGCTGTTGATgccatgcagcagcagcctgtgcaGCCTGCGACTTCCCCTGTTGCCTTGGAGACCCACCCCATGAACTTAGCATCTCCTGTGCCTCCTGCCGACCCCTTGGTTAGGAAGCAGGTGGTGCAGGACTTAATGGCACAGCTGCAGGGAACGTACAACTTCATGCAGGTGGGGATTCAGATCTAGGGATCACTGTTCACTGTAGATGTTTTAGTATGATGCTGATTCAGATCTCTGTTCTCAGGACTCCATGCTGGATTTTGATGGACAGCCGGTCGACCCCGCCATTGTATCGGCACAGCCCATGAAACCTGCTCAGAACATAGACTTAACACAGATGGTGTGTCCTCCCGGTGGGTTTGACCAGGAGAAAGTTATGTAATTTTTTGAGGTCTTACAGTGGTAGTTCTTGTTGATTAAAGTGCAATTCTTAAATCTTCTTAGTTCACCCAGAGTCCCGGCTATCGCAACCCAACACAGTTCCTGTCCAACCTGAGCCCACGCAAGTAAGTAACCAAACATGAAAAGACACTATTGACAGGGTACACACCAGTAAGAAATCTTATAATGGagaatgttgtatttttcttctctccttatTTACAGGTCCCCGTCGTCTCCCCAACACCGCCCCCCATGTATCAGACCTCGCACACGCCAGATCCTCGACCTCCAACAGAATCTATCGATCCCATCCAGGTAAACCAGGCCCTGCTattcttttttaacattcagcttttgaaacaacatttttgaaCAATACTGATATTAACAATCAACAGTCACAACCAGTGTTACTTGAAATTTAGTATGGTGAAAGTtgagaaaagggggaaatgcATATATGCTGTCATAATGTGTTATAACtttgtacttttatttcctgcaatcattttttttaaatatttggaaCTTTTAATACAACTCTGCAACTCTCTCAGTCTAGCAGCTTACatcgtctcttcctcttccacagaCCTCGATGTCCTTGTCATCCGATCAGCCTCCCCCCTCTACAGCTCTCCCCCCTGCCTCTCAGACGCAGGTGTTCCAGCCCGTTTCCAAAACTCCTCACAGCAGTGGCATCAACGTCAACGCAGCACCATTCCAGTCCATGCAGACAGTAAGACTGCGACGACACTGTTCATTTAAACCTACTGAAAAGTTACCAAACTTCCAAAATGACTTGATGACCACCACAATGACCATTTTCGCTACATATACACGTTGAGTCCTTAAGTGCCCTCTCGTCGTTTTTGCTTTGTAGTCATGCATCTATGTCCAGGAAATAGTGAGCAATGTACTTTTCTCTTAATGAGCCTGTGACCTTTTCTCCGGGTTTTGGCTTCACCACAATGTGGCCCTTGTTTACCCTCAGGTGTTCAACCTCAATGCCCCGGTCCCACCAGCTAATGAGACAGAGGCTTTGAACCAGGCCAGCCAATACCAGAACAGCTACACCCAGGCCTTCGGTAGCCAGTCACCGCATCCTGTGGAGCAGACGGACATGCAGGCAGAACAACTGCAGACAGGTGGGTAGATTTTccctgtattgttttttttattaacttacTGGATTGATTGTACCTCATTTGTCTTCCTGGTATGACATTCcagttaaatatttatttaaataccaTGTGTTCCATTTTAACTAGAGATTGATCCCATGTTTTCTAGTAGTTGGTGCTTTCCATTCCCAAGACCAGTCAGGAGGCCATCCGCAGCCTCCCCAGCAGGGCCCGGGCTTCGGCAGGCAGGGTCAGTCCTTCTACAACAGCAGAGGCATGTCTCGTGGTGGCCCCCGGAACGCCAGGGGCATGATCAACGGCTACAGAGGCTCATCAAACGGATTCAGAGGTAAAATCAGAATCTGCAGCCACAAGTTGATCAATCATAAAATAATTATGTCACAATGCTCACTTCATCTATGTTATAGagttattgctttttttaagtttcagtCAAGGCCTTTCACAGAAAAAGTCAtctgggatgtttttttcttagttgCTTTTTTGTTATTATGAATTGCCTCATTGGCTGGATCAATGGACATTTCACGtgcttattttttatataatgtaCAGTAAGACTACATTAATGAGAAGAACAACCTGGTAACATAACTGTCAAGATTTTTATGCTTAAGTGTCATCTGTAAAAATTGCCATTGTCTGAAAGGGGCTTATGATAAATCTCTGCAGGGGCATTGTAAAATAGAAGTCTTGTTTTTATCCAGGTGGTTATGAAGGTTATCGTCCACCTTTCAACAACACTCCAAACTCTGGTTATGGACAGACCCAGTTCAACACACCTCGTGATTACTCGAATGGGAATTATCAGAGAGTAAGAGAGCAGCATTCGACTTCCCAGTGGCTTTGTTAATTTGACCTTTGCTGTCTGTTTGAGTAGttttctaaaatgtgttttctccccCTGTTGCAACAGGATGGTTACCAGCAGAATTACAAGCGCGGAGCTGGTCAGGGGCCCCGGGGAGTGTCGAGAGGCAGCACTCAGGCAATGCGATCCTGAAAAAGGCCTTTCATAATGACTGTGACTGATTAAAATTTCACCACACAGAAAATTCAGAATTCAAGAATGCATTTGCCCCAGCTCACTCatgttctctttgttttttcttcatcagtggtatttttcctgtttcttcaATCAAAGTAATGCCTGCTTTGATATttggaaatattaaaatcatttaaagtCTAAAACACAAGGTAAGCTGTAAATCCAATCATCGATTTACACATGCCATGTGTTACAATATTCCTGTAAACTTGAAAGATTTCataagttatttttttgtataaaaaatgCACCTGCCACTGCTGGTCCAATCCTTGGGAGTTTATTCCCTTTCTCAgttcttttctgtcattttgattcaaaaaaagaaaagcgttTTATGTTCAATGAGCTCCCGTTTTCTTGTTTGTAAATTGATGTTGCTTCAACAGTTTCAATAAAGTTGTGTTGCATATCCATGGTTCAGCTTTTGAGTTTTTGCTGTGTAGTTAAGACATGTCGCTCAAAATATGTCAACTATTAAATGCTGcagtttttatttacaattacaatttggggttatttttttcaatatctatTTAGTTGTAGTGTAGTCTTAGATTCGCGCAGAGTTAGTAACTGTATACTGCCTTCATTTTTATAAACTTATGGTTTGACCTGAGGTTGTCACATAGCCTTGATcacagattagaaaaaaataggaATGTTACTTTTTAGATATTCCTTAGTTTGTCAGATTTGTTCCCGAGTCTGTTAACTGCATGTATTGtagagtaaaaacaagaaatcCATGGTTTTAATGGTTTGATTCACTATTTTGTCATCTTTATTGTTCACATCAATGCATTTGCTCTTGTATGAAACAGAACCACAATCTTGATACCTCATAACAGGacctgagcccccccccctaTAATAAATCAATAcgctgattattttcatgaataaTTATTGGTCTCCAAAATcataacaaaagtaaaaaatgccCATCACTATCCCAGAGCCCAGTTTGGTGTCATTGCATTGTCTCAAACCAAAAGAGGACTGAAAATAATCTGCACATTTGACTATGGCTGCAATTaatgattatttaattattgtttaatttaccaatgtcttttttttatcaattaatgaatttgttgtttggtctataaaatgccAGGAAGTTTTTAATATGTCGTTCATAGAAAGTCCCTCAATGTTTAGTATGCAGatatatataaaactgaaaattaaaCTGGAAGATTGGGAACAAGAACATGCTTGTCGCTTTGTCTTTAAATGACTTGATGATTTATCTAATAAATCTTTTATCAAAACAATGGATTGGTTGACTAATGATCTTAGATCCATTGAGAAGAAATGAATTAGTGAATCTTTTGATAATGTTGTTTCAAAATGACTTGAACGATTAAACTGTTTAAGAAATAGCTGTATATTAatgtaacatttacatttaa contains:
- the caprin1b gene encoding caprin-1b isoform X2, giving the protein MWTELQRSGALREDQREDQHTVNATNRGPFFLSAASAPGRPAGGRDADSSCTGQGDKAGLKSSSRSRLLGQMQWKKIAGKLNMPSAMNANRAVQSASPDVGSAPGFMGNFQLGGQSEVLKQVLCVIDKKVRNMEKKKGKLDDYQVRKDKGERLNQDQLEALSKFQEITYNLEFARELQKTLIALGQDIQKVVKKSARREQLQREEAEQRRLKTVLELQFILDRLGDETVRQDLKQGVGGSPLLTDADLAAFDEFYKLVGPDRDQNVRLVDQYEEASVHLWDLLEGRDKAVVGTTYKALKETLDQVLLSSYFDRSQSHQNGVCEEEEEEEPEAAVAAAAAAAAAAAAAASATEAATEAAAIAAESSEAEEQTVDPETEIIEEFIEPIAVETTEFVNRQFIPDGTYSGSEKEQGDEWTTETEAVDAMQQQPVQPATSPVALETHPMNLASPVPPADPLVRKQVVQDLMAQLQGTYNFMQDSMLDFDGQPVDPAIVSAQPMKPAQNIDLTQMVCPPVHPESRLSQPNTVPVQPEPTQVPVVSPTPPPMYQTSHTPDPRPPTESIDPIQTSMSLSSDQPPPSTALPPASQTQVFQPVSKTPHSSGINVNAAPFQSMQTVFNLNAPVPPANETEALNQASQYQNSYTQAFGSQSPHPVEQTDMQAEQLQTVGAFHSQDQSGGHPQPPQQGPGFGRQGQSFYNSRGMSRGGPRNARGMINGYRGSSNGFRGGYEGYRPPFNNTPNSGYGQTQFNTPRDYSNGNYQRDGYQQNYKRGAGQGPRGVSRGSTQAMRS
- the caprin1b gene encoding caprin-1b isoform X1, producing the protein MWTELQRSGALREDQREDQHTVNATNRGPFFLSAASAPGRPAGGRDADSSCTGQGDKAGLKSSSRSRLLGQMQWKKIAGKLNMPSAMNANRAVQSASPDVGSAPGFMGNFQLGGQSEVLKQVLCVIDKKVRNMEKKKGKLDDYQVRKDKGERLNQDQLEALSKFQEITYNLEFARELQKTLIALGQDIQKVVKKSARREQLQREEAEQRRLKTVLELQFILDRLGDETVRQDLKQGVGGSPLLTDADLAAFDEFYKLVGPDRDQNVRLVDQYEEASVHLWDLLEGRDKAVVGTTYKALKETLDQVLLSSYFDRSQSHQNGVCEEEEEEEPEAAVAAAAAAAAAAAAAASATEAATEAAAIAAESSEAEEQTVDPETEIIEEFIEPIAVETTEFVNRQFIPDGTYSGSEKEQGDEWTTETEAVDAMQQQPVQPATSPVALETHPMNLASPVPPADPLVRKQVVQDLMAQLQGTYNFMQDSMLDFDGQPVDPAIVSAQPMKPAQNIDLTQMVCPPVHPESRLSQPNTVPVQPEPTQVPVVSPTPPPMYQTSHTPDPRPPTESIDPIQTSMSLSSDQPPPSTALPPASQTQVFQPVSKTPHSSGINVNAAPFQSMQTVFNLNAPVPPANETEALNQASQYQNSYTQAFGSQSPHPVEQTDMQAEQLQTVVGAFHSQDQSGGHPQPPQQGPGFGRQGQSFYNSRGMSRGGPRNARGMINGYRGSSNGFRGGYEGYRPPFNNTPNSGYGQTQFNTPRDYSNGNYQRDGYQQNYKRGAGQGPRGVSRGSTQAMRS
- the caprin1b gene encoding caprin-1b isoform X3 encodes the protein MPSAMNANRAVQSASPDVGSAPGFMGNFQLGGQSEVLKQVLCVIDKKVRNMEKKKGKLDDYQVRKDKGERLNQDQLEALSKFQEITYNLEFARELQKTLIALGQDIQKVVKKSARREQLQREEAEQRRLKTVLELQFILDRLGDETVRQDLKQGVGGSPLLTDADLAAFDEFYKLVGPDRDQNVRLVDQYEEASVHLWDLLEGRDKAVVGTTYKALKETLDQVLLSSYFDRSQSHQNGVCEEEEEEEPEAAVAAAAAAAAAAAAAASATEAATEAAAIAAESSEAEEQTVDPETEIIEEFIEPIAVETTEFVNRQFIPDGTYSGSEKEQGDEWTTETEAVDAMQQQPVQPATSPVALETHPMNLASPVPPADPLVRKQVVQDLMAQLQGTYNFMQDSMLDFDGQPVDPAIVSAQPMKPAQNIDLTQMVCPPVHPESRLSQPNTVPVQPEPTQVPVVSPTPPPMYQTSHTPDPRPPTESIDPIQTSMSLSSDQPPPSTALPPASQTQVFQPVSKTPHSSGINVNAAPFQSMQTVFNLNAPVPPANETEALNQASQYQNSYTQAFGSQSPHPVEQTDMQAEQLQTVVGAFHSQDQSGGHPQPPQQGPGFGRQGQSFYNSRGMSRGGPRNARGMINGYRGSSNGFRGGYEGYRPPFNNTPNSGYGQTQFNTPRDYSNGNYQRDGYQQNYKRGAGQGPRGVSRGSTQAMRS